A part of Microcoleus sp. bin38.metabat.b11b12b14.051 genomic DNA contains:
- a CDS encoding ABC transporter permease yields MKYWYETLAVAQRILIELGRRRRSLVLWSIFPVSILLINGLILKERANLTTEKAFESAAPASLVGAALFFSCLGGSVATVVSEREQHTLKRLFISPLSGTSYFLGIFLAHSCIGIGQVILVYTIAACLGAQFQGSILLGCAIILLSIVSYVGVGFILGTQFARRTEDVNSLVAAFGVPLLILGGAFLPTALFPKTLLDLAQYNPIYHMNEALIAVWANGKDFADIESHFWFLLIFAISMIAGGWLSYRRMLRVERRL; encoded by the coding sequence ATGAAATACTGGTACGAAACCCTCGCAGTAGCCCAGCGAATTTTAATTGAATTGGGAAGGCGGCGGCGCAGCTTAGTCTTGTGGAGTATTTTTCCAGTTTCTATCTTGCTAATTAACGGTTTAATTTTAAAAGAACGCGCTAATCTCACCACAGAAAAAGCCTTTGAAAGTGCAGCACCTGCAAGCTTAGTAGGAGCAGCTTTATTTTTTAGCTGTCTTGGTGGCAGCGTAGCCACGGTAGTGTCAGAGCGAGAACAGCATACTCTCAAACGCTTATTTATTTCTCCCTTGAGCGGTACTTCCTACTTCCTAGGAATTTTTCTCGCTCACAGTTGTATCGGCATCGGTCAGGTAATTTTAGTATACACGATCGCAGCGTGTTTGGGAGCACAATTTCAAGGCTCTATTCTGTTAGGATGCGCGATTATTCTGCTGAGTATTGTATCTTACGTAGGAGTCGGCTTTATTCTCGGCACCCAGTTTGCGAGGCGCACTGAAGATGTCAACTCGCTAGTAGCGGCTTTCGGCGTTCCTTTGTTGATTTTAGGAGGCGCATTTTTGCCAACTGCGCTATTTCCCAAAACTCTGCTGGATCTCGCCCAGTACAATCCAATTTATCACATGAATGAAGCCCTGATCGCTGTGTGGGCAAACGGCAAAGATTTTGCGGATATTGAATCGCACTTCTGGTTTTTATTGATATTTGCTATTTCCATGATTGCAGGCGGATGGCTGTCATATCGGCGGATGTTAAGAGTAGAAAGAAGACTTTAA
- a CDS encoding ABC transporter permease produces the protein MSRSKALQSYIFIRLLLAPLMLWTITTAVFLLLRATPGDPIDAILGSRAPAAAKAAMRTQLGLDAPLWQQYLKYMKDLLGFDLGTSITTRGQTVWQIIGDYFPATVELAVCSMAIALIVGISIGSLAASRPNTIFDAAGRLFGIITYSLPAFWAGMVLQLIFAVQLGWFPLGTRFPVTFPAPQGYTGLYTVDSLLSANPGQFLTSLHYLALPSLTLGILLSGIFERIVRVNLKQTLQADYVEAARARGIPELRILWAHALKNAMIPVITVLGLTFAALLGGAILTEVTFSWPGLANRLYEAISLRDYPTVQGIVVFFAGIVVIASIVIDVLNAYIDPRIRY, from the coding sequence ATGTCTCGTTCAAAAGCCCTACAATCTTATATTTTTATCCGTTTGCTCCTCGCACCACTAATGTTGTGGACAATCACCACAGCAGTATTTTTGTTGCTGCGGGCCACTCCGGGCGACCCCATAGATGCCATTCTCGGTTCGCGAGCTCCCGCAGCCGCCAAAGCAGCAATGCGAACCCAACTCGGCCTCGACGCACCCCTGTGGCAACAATATCTCAAGTACATGAAAGACTTGCTGGGCTTCGACTTGGGAACTTCCATCACTACTCGCGGACAAACCGTCTGGCAAATTATCGGAGACTATTTCCCCGCTACAGTCGAATTAGCAGTTTGTAGCATGGCCATAGCTTTAATTGTCGGCATCAGTATCGGTTCCCTAGCAGCATCCCGCCCCAACACTATTTTCGACGCAGCAGGCCGTTTGTTTGGGATTATTACTTACTCGCTGCCGGCTTTTTGGGCCGGCATGGTTTTGCAGTTGATTTTCGCGGTACAGTTGGGCTGGTTTCCCTTGGGGACTCGCTTTCCGGTGACATTTCCAGCCCCCCAAGGCTACACGGGACTGTACACTGTAGACAGTCTCTTGAGTGCTAACCCGGGTCAGTTTCTGACAAGTTTGCATTATTTGGCTCTCCCGAGTTTGACGCTGGGCATTCTCTTAAGTGGTATTTTTGAGCGAATTGTCAGGGTGAATCTCAAGCAAACTTTGCAAGCAGATTATGTCGAAGCAGCCCGAGCTCGTGGTATTCCTGAATTGCGGATTTTATGGGCTCACGCTCTTAAAAATGCGATGATTCCAGTGATTACTGTTTTGGGACTGACTTTTGCTGCACTGTTGGGCGGTGCAATTTTAACGGAGGTTACTTTTTCTTGGCCGGGGCTGGCAAATCGTCTTTACGAAGCGATTAGTTTGCGGGATTATCCCACTGTTCAAGGTATTGTGGTGTTTTTTGCGGGAATTGTGGTAATTGCTAGCATTGTAATTGATGTTTTGAATGCTTACATTGACCCGCGAATTCGCTACTAA
- the glsA gene encoding glutaminase A gives MKKPTSKLSSLQPEQLAAWATEAIKRSKSGQIPAYVPLLARADRQGFAVQIRAIEGQILSWGSAATTFPLMSAIKPFVFLYLLCELGETAVFDCVGCEPSSMPFNSLTQLEIDKGKPRNPMINSGAIALASLIPGKNAIDRCQNLLTWLNQRAKSQLFVDELMLDSVNANPNQKNWDLAASMVESGYLHNSEIALETYNRVCCLAGTVEDLAKLGMLLVSGGDAAENCRTVKALMATCGLYEASGRFALRVGIPAKSGVSGVLLSVIPGEGAIACYSPPLNKEGNSVGGLFLLEQIAKTLRLSVFD, from the coding sequence GTGAAAAAACCCACCAGCAAACTATCCTCCCTGCAACCTGAACAACTGGCCGCTTGGGCAACAGAGGCAATTAAGCGCAGTAAATCCGGTCAAATCCCCGCTTACGTACCACTTCTTGCGCGAGCCGACAGACAAGGGTTTGCCGTGCAAATTAGGGCAATTGAGGGTCAAATTTTGAGCTGGGGCAGCGCTGCTACAACATTCCCGCTGATGAGCGCAATCAAGCCTTTCGTCTTCCTTTACTTGCTGTGCGAGTTGGGGGAAACAGCGGTGTTTGACTGCGTGGGCTGTGAACCTTCGTCCATGCCTTTCAATTCCCTGACTCAACTGGAAATAGATAAAGGGAAGCCGAGAAATCCGATGATTAATAGCGGGGCGATCGCCCTAGCGTCTTTAATTCCGGGTAAAAATGCGATCGATCGCTGTCAAAACCTGCTAACTTGGCTGAACCAACGAGCAAAAAGTCAGTTATTTGTGGACGAGTTAATGCTCGATTCGGTGAATGCAAATCCGAATCAAAAAAATTGGGATCTTGCCGCTTCAATGGTAGAATCGGGTTATCTCCACAACTCAGAAATTGCGTTAGAAACGTACAATCGCGTCTGCTGTTTGGCGGGAACCGTAGAAGATTTGGCTAAGTTGGGAATGCTGTTGGTAAGTGGTGGCGATGCAGCGGAAAACTGCCGTACTGTGAAAGCGCTGATGGCTACTTGCGGTTTGTATGAAGCATCCGGCCGTTTCGCGCTGCGGGTAGGAATTCCGGCTAAGTCTGGTGTTAGCGGGGTTCTGTTGTCGGTAATTCCGGGTGAAGGGGCGATCGCCTGTTACAGTCCGCCTTTGAATAAAGAAGGCAATTCTGTCGGTGGTTTGTTTCTATTGGAACAAATAGCTAAAACTCTGCGGCTTAGCGTATTTGATTAG
- a CDS encoding ABC transporter ATP-binding protein, with translation MLQIEKLNKSYGERSVLKDLTLHIQGGEIYGLLGQNGAGKTTTINILCNLLNADSGKVSINGEPVSESTKLLIGVAPQENLLYKSLSCEENLNFFAQIYGLDRKQRSYQVEQCLKAVNLIDRAKSPVETLSGGMQRRLNIAVALVHQPKLVILDEPTTGLDIEARYEIWELIQRLQSEGITILLTTHLLDEAERLCQRIGILKNGSIVAEGSLEELQKLIPAQEIIVVKTAEEEKAIARAAEYSFIPRRYGSDLAFWLPERLELKDIILLFDGISIDSIARYPVRLEHIYVEVTKQSEQ, from the coding sequence GTGCTGCAAATAGAAAAGCTAAATAAGTCTTACGGCGAGCGTTCAGTGCTTAAAGATTTAACACTACACATTCAAGGTGGCGAAATCTATGGTTTGCTAGGTCAAAATGGGGCAGGGAAAACTACAACTATCAATATTTTATGCAACTTGCTAAATGCCGACAGCGGTAAGGTTTCCATCAATGGCGAACCTGTTTCGGAATCTACTAAACTATTAATTGGTGTAGCGCCTCAAGAAAATTTGCTTTACAAAAGCCTTAGCTGTGAAGAAAATCTGAATTTTTTTGCTCAAATTTACGGTTTGGATCGCAAACAGCGCAGCTATCAAGTAGAACAATGTTTAAAAGCGGTAAATTTGATAGATAGAGCTAAAAGTCCGGTGGAAACTTTGAGCGGAGGAATGCAGCGCCGTTTAAATATTGCGGTGGCTTTGGTGCATCAGCCTAAATTAGTAATTTTAGATGAACCGACAACGGGTTTAGATATTGAGGCTCGTTATGAAATTTGGGAGTTGATTCAGCGTTTACAGTCGGAAGGAATTACGATTTTGCTGACTACTCATTTGTTGGATGAAGCTGAACGTTTGTGTCAGAGAATTGGTATTTTAAAGAATGGTAGTATTGTGGCTGAGGGCAGTTTGGAGGAGTTGCAAAAATTGATTCCGGCTCAGGAAATTATTGTGGTTAAAACTGCGGAAGAAGAAAAGGCGATCGCCCGCGCGGCAGAATACAGCTTTATTCCCCGTCGCTACGGTAGCGATTTGGCTTTTTGGCTGCCGGAACGTTTGGAGTTAAAGGATATTATTTTGCTGTTTGATGGAATTTCTATTGATTCAATTGCTCGCTATCCGGTGCGGTTAGAACATATTTATGTTGAGGTGACAAAACAAAGTGAACAATGA
- a CDS encoding GNAT family N-acetyltransferase: MNILTTRSYKGESDWCAIANLIDACEAVDGPGEEVSASELKLVLDAPKLDKARDVQLWEDGNYRLLGLALLDMPDSEDEIEGCLWFYVHPNLRGQDLEKDIVKWGEKRLGEVAKERNLPAKLRTYSREDKTYEMRLFEKQGFEVDRYFLTMVRSLAEPIPTPEFPADFALTHVSGEKDIQPWVEMFNQSFIDHWNHHDLTAEIVRYWMSDPNYQPELDLIAVSGDRKFAAFCDCQIKPQTNPRSNTKDGWIELLGTRRDFRKMGLGKAMLLAGLHTLKAAGANTAKLSVDADSLTGATKLYKSVGFRPMETWLSWAKAV; this comes from the coding sequence ATGAATATCTTGACAACACGCTCCTACAAAGGCGAAAGTGACTGGTGTGCGATCGCCAATTTAATCGATGCTTGCGAAGCAGTCGATGGCCCAGGCGAAGAAGTATCCGCCAGCGAACTAAAGCTCGTACTCGACGCCCCCAAACTCGACAAAGCCCGCGACGTACAGTTGTGGGAAGACGGTAACTACAGATTGCTCGGTTTAGCACTCCTAGATATGCCCGATTCTGAGGATGAAATAGAAGGCTGTCTCTGGTTTTACGTGCATCCAAACCTGCGCGGCCAAGATTTGGAAAAAGATATCGTTAAATGGGGCGAAAAACGACTGGGCGAAGTCGCGAAAGAACGGAATTTACCAGCGAAATTGCGTACCTACAGCCGCGAGGATAAAACCTACGAGATGCGGTTGTTCGAGAAACAGGGCTTTGAGGTCGATCGTTATTTTCTCACAATGGTGCGATCGCTCGCCGAACCAATTCCCACACCCGAATTTCCCGCAGATTTTGCGCTAACACACGTATCCGGGGAAAAAGACATCCAACCCTGGGTAGAAATGTTCAACCAGTCATTTATCGATCACTGGAACCACCATGACTTAACCGCCGAAATCGTGCGATACTGGATGAGCGATCCAAATTATCAGCCAGAACTAGATTTAATTGCTGTTTCGGGCGATCGTAAATTTGCAGCTTTCTGCGACTGTCAAATCAAACCCCAAACCAACCCCCGCAGCAACACAAAAGACGGCTGGATTGAATTATTAGGTACGCGACGCGACTTTCGGAAAATGGGATTAGGAAAAGCCATGCTGCTCGCAGGTTTGCACACCTTAAAAGCCGCGGGTGCAAACACAGCTAAACTCAGCGTCGATGCAGACAGTTTGACAGGCGCGACAAAGCTTTACAAATCAGTCGGTTTCCGCCCAATGGAAACTTGGCTATCGTGGGCAAAAGCCGTTTAA
- a CDS encoding adenylate/guanylate cyclase domain-containing protein: MKFKQSIDRLKQHQLIGIRQYLITNPPWLTGALAGIISVAMLQLGMWKPIEFLAYKTLFQIRESGILPNPGWDDRIAVIAIEPQSLREYGMFPWPRNRYAELLSALKKSPPTAVGFDILFLDPSPKDQMLASAIASSGKVVLPRTTKEQPVASLKAAAAGVGHIMHEPNSDGISRDSKIFLDSIPNFGLAMTQRYNAANPQNPVLLPQPENMQEQTVWLNWPGKTQNLPTYAFVDIVEGRIPESALADKLVLVGLVATGFDQISTPLNKTTAGVYLYAALIDNLLNQRLLKRLPVAVEILLLLGIGPLTTSVLCNRGVKERIAIALGLPVIWIAAAAVLFGWYFWWIPIAAPIGTLILSGTALQVREQYEKQQLMRLFEKHVAPETAQLIWQRKAEIFEQGELEPQELTATVLFMDIRSFTSISEKMPARDLLNWLNNYLEAMTDCIMDHGGVVDKYIGDAIMAVFGLPFCHNEYPEIQQDALNAIAACIAMHEKLHEINQQLRIERKPLIKFGIGLHTGQLVAGTVGGSRRLNYSVIGDAVNVAARLEAMNKEIVSDSPFNLLVTARTFAYVRDRYEGQKVGAIQLRGKKEETVVYAILGEKH, encoded by the coding sequence ATGAAGTTCAAACAATCGATCGATCGTCTCAAACAACATCAACTGATTGGCATCCGGCAATATCTCATCACCAATCCTCCCTGGCTGACAGGCGCCTTAGCAGGTATCATATCAGTAGCCATGCTGCAACTGGGAATGTGGAAACCCATCGAATTTTTGGCATACAAAACCCTATTTCAAATTCGCGAATCGGGAATTTTGCCAAATCCGGGTTGGGATGATAGAATTGCCGTAATCGCGATCGAACCCCAAAGCTTGCGGGAATACGGTATGTTTCCTTGGCCGCGCAATCGCTACGCCGAACTTCTATCAGCCCTGAAAAAATCTCCCCCCACAGCAGTTGGTTTCGACATTCTTTTCCTCGATCCGAGTCCCAAAGATCAAATGTTAGCCAGTGCGATCGCCAGCAGCGGCAAAGTTGTACTCCCAAGAACCACAAAAGAACAACCCGTAGCATCTTTAAAAGCAGCCGCCGCAGGTGTCGGACATATCATGCACGAACCCAACAGCGACGGCATTAGCCGCGATTCAAAAATATTTCTTGACTCCATTCCTAACTTCGGTTTAGCAATGACTCAGAGGTACAACGCTGCTAACCCACAAAATCCTGTATTGCTGCCGCAGCCAGAAAATATGCAGGAACAAACAGTCTGGCTTAACTGGCCCGGGAAAACCCAAAATCTACCCACCTATGCTTTTGTTGATATTGTAGAAGGTAGAATTCCTGAAAGTGCTTTAGCTGATAAATTAGTGTTAGTCGGCTTAGTCGCTACGGGTTTTGACCAGATATCTACACCTCTCAACAAGACTACTGCTGGGGTTTATTTATATGCAGCATTGATTGACAATTTGCTCAATCAACGCTTGCTCAAGCGGCTGCCCGTAGCGGTAGAAATTTTGTTATTGTTGGGGATTGGCCCGCTTACTACTTCGGTGCTGTGCAACCGAGGTGTTAAAGAAAGAATTGCGATCGCCCTTGGTTTACCTGTAATTTGGATTGCCGCTGCTGCTGTGTTATTTGGCTGGTATTTTTGGTGGATTCCTATTGCCGCACCCATCGGCACCCTAATTTTATCGGGAACTGCTTTACAAGTGCGGGAACAGTACGAAAAACAGCAATTGATGAGGTTATTTGAAAAGCACGTCGCCCCCGAAACTGCTCAGCTTATTTGGCAACGCAAAGCAGAGATATTTGAACAGGGAGAACTCGAACCTCAAGAACTTACAGCAACTGTATTGTTCATGGATATTCGCAGTTTTACTTCGATTTCAGAAAAAATGCCAGCCCGGGATTTGCTCAACTGGCTGAATAATTATTTAGAAGCCATGACTGACTGTATTATGGATCACGGCGGTGTTGTCGATAAATACATCGGCGATGCAATTATGGCAGTTTTTGGTCTGCCTTTTTGCCATAATGAATATCCCGAAATTCAACAAGATGCTTTAAATGCAATTGCGGCTTGCATCGCCATGCACGAAAAACTCCACGAAATTAATCAGCAGCTTAGAATTGAACGCAAACCTTTAATTAAGTTTGGCATCGGCTTGCATACTGGGCAGTTAGTTGCTGGTACTGTTGGCGGTTCCCGGCGTTTGAATTATTCTGTAATTGGCGATGCTGTCAACGTTGCTGCTAGACTGGAGGCGATGAATAAGGAAATTGTGTCTGACAGTCCTTTTAATTTGTTGGTGACGGCGAGGACTTTTGCTTATGTGCGCGATCGCTACGAAGGCCAAAAAGTAGGGGCGATTCAATTGCGTGGTAAAAAAGAAGAAACTGTAGTTTATGCTATTTTGGGTGAAAAGCATTAG
- a CDS encoding Uma2 family endonuclease, translating to MKTQGTGYATAIVLIQKLLEKLLGDEVLVRVQLPIQLGDAQPKPSIAVVMPDVLRYADRHPIASEIYLLISIADGTLKNDCETQGHIYAKSRIDDFWVLDINERQLHVFREPSDDGYGSQMILSEDSTVALSAFSKCTFCVRETLQPAAAD from the coding sequence ATGAAAACACAGGGAACAGGTTATGCTACAGCGATCGTACTTATTCAAAAATTACTGGAAAAGCTGTTAGGAGATGAAGTTCTGGTGCGGGTGCAGCTTCCAATTCAGTTAGGGGATGCCCAACCAAAACCATCGATCGCAGTTGTGATGCCAGACGTGCTACGCTACGCTGACCGCCATCCCATCGCCTCGGAAATATATCTGCTGATCTCCATAGCCGACGGTACGCTCAAAAATGACTGCGAGACTCAAGGACACATCTATGCTAAATCGCGCATTGATGATTTTTGGGTGCTAGATATCAACGAACGCCAGCTTCATGTATTTCGAGAACCCTCAGACGACGGGTACGGCAGTCAAATGATTCTGTCAGAAGATTCGACTGTGGCACTCTCAGCTTTTTCTAAGTGTACTTTCTGCGTGCGCGAGACGTTGCAGCCGGCGGCTGCCGATTAA
- a CDS encoding transposase codes for MKARYQYRFYPTDQQKQSLAQLFGCVRVVWNDALALSKNSKYPGYNVLAKILTLSKQTEERIWLKDVSSVPLQQSLRHLESAYKNFFDSCSGKRKGKKVGQPRFKKRMNSQSAEFTKAAFSLNNKTVYLAKIGDIKPIWSRELPANPSSVKVLKDCANRYFLSFVVEVEPVNIEAKNQSIGIDLGIKTFAFMSNGEKAESLSYKELDKRVRKLQKKLARQQKDSNRRRKTRIQIAKVHNQIADTRKDFLHKLSTKVVSENQAIILEDLNVSGMMKNRKLSRVISQQGWAEFRTLCEAKCEKFGRDYVVISRWEPTSQVCSECSFKWGKLDLKVRTIKCLNCGAEHDRDENAAKNINKVGMGNLHDSKRTQRQGKTTSVASVGEVSRIPGPVCRGVFQDCAMR; via the coding sequence ATGAAAGCTCGCTATCAGTATAGATTTTACCCGACCGACCAACAGAAGCAGAGCTTGGCTCAGCTATTTGGTTGTGTCCGGGTAGTCTGGAATGATGCTCTGGCTTTAAGCAAGAACAGTAAATACCCTGGTTACAACGTCTTAGCTAAAATTCTCACTTTGTCCAAGCAGACTGAAGAAAGAATATGGCTGAAGGATGTTTCGTCTGTTCCATTGCAGCAGTCTTTGAGGCATTTAGAGAGTGCTTACAAAAACTTTTTCGATTCCTGTTCGGGAAAACGAAAAGGCAAAAAAGTAGGGCAACCTCGATTCAAAAAAAGGATGAACAGCCAGTCGGCAGAGTTCACAAAAGCAGCATTTTCACTAAATAATAAAACAGTGTATTTAGCCAAGATTGGCGACATTAAGCCGATTTGGTCTAGAGAGTTACCTGCTAATCCCAGTTCGGTCAAGGTTTTGAAAGATTGTGCTAATCGTTATTTCCTAAGCTTTGTGGTCGAGGTCGAGCCTGTTAATATTGAAGCCAAAAACCAAAGCATCGGTATTGACTTAGGCATCAAGACTTTCGCCTTCATGAGTAATGGTGAAAAAGCCGAAAGTCTCTCCTATAAAGAGCTAGACAAGAGAGTTCGCAAGCTTCAAAAGAAGTTAGCACGTCAACAAAAAGACTCTAACCGTAGGAGAAAAACTCGGATTCAGATCGCTAAAGTTCACAATCAAATTGCCGACACTCGCAAAGACTTTCTGCACAAATTATCGACTAAAGTTGTTAGCGAAAACCAAGCTATCATCTTGGAAGACTTAAATGTGTCAGGGATGATGAAAAATCGCAAACTTTCGAGAGTGATTAGTCAGCAAGGTTGGGCGGAATTCCGAACTTTGTGCGAGGCTAAATGTGAGAAGTTCGGCAGAGACTATGTGGTGATTAGCCGCTGGGAGCCTACCAGTCAAGTTTGTTCTGAGTGCAGTTTTAAATGGGGAAAGCTCGATCTAAAAGTCCGTACAATTAAATGTTTAAATTGCGGGGCTGAACATGATCGAGATGAGAATGCTGCTAAGAATATAAACAAAGTCGGGATGGGGAATCTCCACGACTCTAAACGGACACAGAGACAGGGTAAGACTACTTCGGTAGCATCCGTCGGTGAAGTGTCAAGAATCCCCGGGCCTGTCTGCCGGGGAGTATTTCAAGATTGCGCTATGAGATAA
- the pap gene encoding polyphosphate:AMP phosphotransferase, which produces MLDNLDLNISLDKETYDAKIEVLMQQLRSLQQTCWEKKLPAIVVLEGWAAAGKGALVKQMVGYMDPRGFAVHPIWPPSEAEMGYPFLWRFWQKLPARGRIGFFYHSWYTHVLEDRLFDRLSDAEVPTVIRQINAFERQMVDDGAAIAKFWIHLSKKELKHRLKKLEDDSLQAWRVRPEDWKQAKKYEEYTALAEEMVTQTGTGPAPWTLVEGDCQRWARVKVLTQMAATITEALDRLPTQSAPASVPPQERLQPAEPDLLAQVDLTQSLSPDEYKEQLREAQTRFGKLQQSIDKEEIPVLVLFEGWDAAGKGGAIKRLTDVLDPRSYAVNPFAAPTDEEKAHHYLWRFWRRLPTAGKISICDRSWYGRVLVERVEGFATEPEWRRAYQEINEFEEQLTSFGCVLVKFWLHISPDEQLKRFTERQNNPFKQYKLTPEDWRNREKWNYYEVAVNQMIQRTSTPAAPWTVIAADNKYYARVKVIQTVTQAIRNQLKRR; this is translated from the coding sequence ATGCTCGACAACCTCGATTTAAATATTTCGTTGGATAAAGAAACCTATGATGCCAAAATCGAAGTTTTAATGCAGCAGTTGCGATCGCTCCAACAAACCTGCTGGGAAAAAAAACTGCCCGCAATCGTTGTCCTCGAAGGCTGGGCGGCGGCTGGGAAAGGCGCTCTGGTTAAACAAATGGTGGGTTACATGGACCCGCGCGGGTTTGCTGTTCACCCGATTTGGCCGCCGTCAGAGGCAGAAATGGGCTATCCTTTTTTGTGGCGGTTTTGGCAAAAACTGCCGGCGCGAGGGCGGATTGGCTTTTTTTATCACAGTTGGTACACTCATGTTTTAGAAGACCGATTGTTCGATCGACTCTCCGACGCCGAAGTACCGACAGTTATCAGACAAATCAACGCCTTCGAGCGGCAGATGGTAGATGACGGCGCCGCAATTGCCAAATTTTGGATACACCTGAGCAAAAAAGAACTCAAGCATCGGCTCAAAAAACTAGAAGATGACAGCTTACAAGCTTGGCGAGTGCGGCCAGAAGACTGGAAACAAGCCAAAAAATACGAAGAATACACAGCTTTGGCCGAAGAAATGGTGACTCAAACCGGCACGGGCCCGGCACCTTGGACGCTAGTAGAAGGGGACTGTCAGCGCTGGGCGAGAGTCAAAGTTTTAACGCAAATGGCAGCGACAATTACAGAAGCCCTAGACAGACTCCCGACGCAATCTGCACCCGCTTCAGTGCCGCCTCAAGAAAGATTGCAGCCCGCCGAACCGGATTTGCTCGCGCAAGTAGATTTAACGCAATCGCTGTCGCCAGATGAATACAAAGAGCAACTTCGCGAAGCCCAAACCCGTTTTGGTAAACTCCAACAAAGCATCGACAAAGAAGAAATCCCGGTTTTAGTGCTGTTTGAAGGTTGGGATGCGGCCGGCAAAGGAGGAGCGATCAAACGCTTGACAGATGTCCTAGACCCCCGCAGTTACGCCGTTAATCCGTTTGCGGCCCCCACGGATGAAGAAAAAGCTCACCACTACCTCTGGCGGTTCTGGCGGCGGTTGCCGACTGCTGGTAAAATCAGCATTTGCGATCGCAGTTGGTATGGTAGAGTGCTGGTCGAGCGAGTGGAAGGATTTGCCACCGAACCCGAATGGCGCCGAGCTTACCAGGAAATCAACGAATTTGAGGAGCAACTCACCAGTTTCGGTTGTGTCTTAGTTAAATTCTGGCTGCACATCAGTCCAGACGAGCAACTAAAGCGGTTTACAGAACGACAAAACAATCCATTTAAACAATACAAACTGACTCCTGAAGATTGGCGGAATCGGGAAAAGTGGAATTATTATGAAGTGGCGGTGAATCAAATGATTCAGCGCACCAGCACCCCGGCTGCTCCCTGGACTGTAATTGCGGCCGATAACAAGTATTATGCTCGTGTTAAAGTAATTCAAACGGTAACGCAGGCAATTCGGAATCAACTGAAACGCCGATAA
- a CDS encoding YdcF family protein, translating to MPELFARILFLFLLFSLIKSWWDQSGGKDNPLIDRLRVLLLISLLFLAFFAPDTPVGAAIFGLIAFFFKPLGFSISLLVIASALITNGGIRNPAPRMILAALLVLILSSMPVVAYWFADQAERDAAARTVCCDETAAAIVLLGKGTTNSHNANREAIQLTDTGNRLPYAAVLYKKQLAPLVIVSAGPRADLQNYTGEGKEIQTLLANNMGVPSNSIVLEDNGRNIRSSAEEVRKILDSRGVGRKVILVTSAIQMRRASLTFANMGIQVIPRATDFYTYQPVSGGKTRLRLDAADFLPSAEALVTTTRVFDEYFGSVYYYLRGWQAPRV from the coding sequence ATGCCTGAACTATTTGCTCGCATTCTATTTCTATTCCTCCTCTTCTCACTGATCAAATCGTGGTGGGATCAATCGGGAGGCAAAGACAATCCGTTAATAGATCGGCTGCGCGTTTTGCTGCTGATCAGCCTTTTGTTCCTGGCTTTTTTCGCGCCAGACACGCCAGTCGGAGCAGCGATTTTCGGCTTAATAGCTTTCTTCTTTAAGCCACTGGGTTTTTCGATTTCGTTACTGGTGATTGCATCGGCGCTGATCACGAACGGGGGCATCCGCAACCCGGCGCCGAGAATGATCCTGGCAGCGCTGCTGGTTTTGATTCTGTCGAGTATGCCAGTAGTGGCTTATTGGTTCGCCGATCAAGCAGAACGGGATGCGGCTGCACGCACAGTTTGCTGCGACGAAACAGCAGCGGCGATCGTCCTACTGGGCAAGGGAACAACTAACAGTCACAACGCCAACCGAGAAGCGATTCAACTGACAGATACAGGCAATCGCTTGCCCTATGCTGCGGTTTTGTACAAAAAACAACTAGCACCTTTGGTGATTGTTAGTGCTGGGCCCAGAGCAGATTTGCAGAATTATACTGGCGAAGGTAAAGAAATCCAAACTTTGCTGGCAAATAACATGGGCGTGCCGTCCAACAGTATCGTTCTAGAAGATAACGGCCGCAACATACGCAGCAGCGCCGAGGAAGTCAGAAAAATCCTCGACAGCCGCGGCGTCGGGCGCAAAGTAATTCTGGTAACATCTGCAATTCAGATGCGCCGTGCCAGCCTCACTTTTGCGAATATGGGAATCCAGGTGATTCCCAGAGCTACGGACTTCTACACTTACCAACCCGTGTCAGGAGGGAAAACCCGACTGCGCTTAGATGCGGCAGATTTCCTGCCTAGTGCAGAAGCTTTGGTAACTACAACACGAGTATTCGATGAATATTTCGGGTCTGTTTATTACTATTTGCGCGGCTGGCAGGCTCCCAGGGTCTAA